The Sorangiineae bacterium MSr11367 genome window below encodes:
- a CDS encoding sigma 54-interacting transcriptional regulator codes for MGAIGAGARLVVARGPDAGTQLIVNDQVKIVGRSRDAHLVLTDETVSRHHFHVHATEHGVYVRACEGAAPLTVHEREVLEADVSIGDSIVVGDTVMVVVRVLDEDAGAGPVSYRGTTMNLPALLSGEAAEVRALAAVFALNRAIANVESISQLEAALEGWARTHLACTGATFDVADRPAPPSGLGAEDAVHIFERRDGELVLHVPCPGAPTGWLAFTTNESVDRVRDSLRRLLVLAGALCASRFAQMASLREAEEERDTYRKRIEGTAHTFLGLSPGAREVARAISKLSVSDYAVLLLGEGGAGKNFVARLIHESGPRKNELFRIVNCATLTEGIAENALQGGGTLILDEIGDLPLASQAKLHHALERAIPMQARIIATTKRDLTAMIDAGTFRRDLYFHISSVTCKIPPLRERPQDIAMVARQVLDELAAAGAGRARGLSEGALELLRGYAWPGNVRELRVVIEHALILSDGPRLEAKDFPAVTTR; via the coding sequence ATGGGTGCCATTGGTGCAGGCGCACGGCTCGTGGTGGCCCGCGGTCCGGATGCGGGCACGCAACTCATCGTGAACGATCAGGTAAAAATCGTCGGCCGTTCACGCGATGCACACCTCGTGCTCACCGATGAAACGGTATCGCGACACCATTTTCACGTTCACGCCACCGAACATGGCGTTTACGTGCGCGCCTGCGAGGGTGCGGCACCGCTGACGGTTCACGAGCGCGAGGTTCTCGAGGCCGACGTGAGCATCGGCGACTCGATTGTCGTCGGAGATACGGTGATGGTCGTGGTTCGCGTTCTCGACGAGGACGCGGGGGCAGGCCCGGTGTCGTACCGGGGCACGACCATGAATCTCCCCGCCCTTCTCAGCGGGGAAGCCGCGGAGGTGCGCGCGCTCGCCGCCGTATTTGCGCTCAATCGCGCCATTGCAAACGTGGAGAGCATTTCGCAGTTGGAAGCGGCACTCGAGGGCTGGGCGCGCACGCATTTGGCGTGCACGGGGGCCACCTTCGATGTTGCGGATAGGCCTGCTCCGCCTTCCGGTCTGGGCGCAGAGGACGCCGTCCATATTTTTGAGCGGCGGGATGGCGAATTGGTGCTCCACGTCCCCTGCCCTGGCGCACCAACCGGCTGGCTTGCATTCACGACGAACGAATCCGTCGACCGGGTCCGAGATTCACTGCGCCGATTGCTCGTCCTGGCCGGCGCGCTATGTGCATCACGGTTTGCGCAAATGGCATCCCTCCGCGAGGCGGAGGAAGAACGGGACACTTACCGCAAGCGGATCGAGGGCACCGCGCACACTTTTCTGGGCCTCTCCCCGGGCGCCCGCGAGGTGGCGCGGGCCATTTCGAAACTGTCGGTCTCGGATTATGCCGTCCTTTTGCTGGGCGAGGGCGGAGCGGGCAAAAACTTCGTGGCGCGGTTGATTCACGAATCGGGTCCGCGGAAGAACGAGCTATTTCGTATCGTGAATTGCGCGACCCTGACCGAGGGCATCGCGGAAAACGCATTACAGGGCGGCGGAACTCTCATTTTGGACGAGATTGGCGACTTACCATTGGCCAGCCAAGCGAAGTTGCATCATGCGCTGGAACGCGCAATTCCGATGCAGGCGCGCATCATCGCCACGACGAAACGCGATCTCACGGCGATGATTGACGCTGGGACATTCCGTCGTGATTTGTATTTTCACATTTCGTCCGTCACCTGCAAGATTCCCCCTTTGCGTGAACGCCCGCAGGACATCGCCATGGTCGCCCGGCAGGTCCTGGACGAACTCGCCGCGGCGGGTGCCGGTCGCGCACGAGGCCTCTCGGAGGGCGCGCTCGAATTGCTTCGCGGTTATGCGTGGCCAGGCAACGTCCGCGAGCTGCGCGTGGTCATCGAGCACGCGCTCATCTTGAGCGATGGCCCGCGGCTCGAGGCAAAGGACTTCCCGGCGGTCACCACCAGGTAA
- a CDS encoding protein kinase has translation MGGMAVVYAAVQPDQQHVAIKFMLERFRDDANMLQLFMREANVANQVGHPGAVPVLDCSMDEDGCAFLIMPLLEGETVRLRWERTGSHLPVPDVAILASDTLDILASAHSRGIIHRDIKPENLFITREGELRVLDFGIARRIDRDGATTVTGHMIGTPAFMPPEQALGSRSAIGPASDCWAVGATMFSLLSGELVHVADGAHAQLAAAATRPARSLGDVAPNLPLSVVRFVDKALAFEPMARWANAGEMREALHAAFEGVLGEPIERVATRVRAAFSADLSQRTLSTHLSQSRREQAKSGPKPPVRTWTRFLHADVEVTAVLPKFFGSITPTASRILAEHGLGQFSDTGWFIPDTRPWWPMEPYVLALHALMAAVGPIKAIDIGKQSVNHVKLPPDPMMQNVHATLQSLDVAYHLNHRRGDKLHFEIETGQMIDDIGHYHYRGKLDTEQSAVMECDNPYPCDMDLGIILGFARRFEAHAVVEHAPGSCRNQGADTCVYHVTWW, from the coding sequence ATGGGCGGCATGGCCGTGGTCTATGCAGCGGTGCAGCCCGACCAGCAGCATGTGGCCATCAAGTTCATGCTCGAGCGTTTTCGCGACGACGCGAACATGCTTCAGCTCTTCATGCGCGAAGCCAACGTTGCGAACCAGGTGGGGCACCCGGGGGCTGTGCCCGTGCTCGACTGCAGTATGGACGAGGATGGCTGTGCATTTTTGATCATGCCCTTGCTGGAGGGCGAAACGGTCCGCCTACGCTGGGAGCGCACAGGTTCGCACCTTCCGGTTCCGGACGTCGCCATTCTCGCGTCGGATACCCTCGATATCCTCGCCAGTGCGCACTCGCGGGGCATCATTCATCGCGACATCAAGCCCGAGAACCTCTTCATCACGCGGGAAGGGGAGCTCCGCGTTCTCGATTTCGGCATCGCACGACGGATCGATCGGGATGGGGCCACCACGGTAACGGGGCACATGATAGGGACTCCCGCGTTCATGCCTCCGGAGCAGGCCCTGGGCTCGCGGAGCGCGATAGGACCGGCGAGCGATTGCTGGGCGGTCGGCGCCACGATGTTCTCCCTCTTATCGGGAGAGCTCGTTCACGTTGCGGATGGCGCCCACGCACAATTGGCCGCTGCGGCGACACGTCCGGCTCGTTCTCTTGGAGACGTTGCGCCAAATCTGCCGCTCTCGGTCGTGCGTTTCGTCGACAAAGCGTTGGCGTTCGAGCCAATGGCCCGATGGGCCAACGCGGGCGAGATGCGCGAAGCCCTTCATGCCGCGTTCGAAGGGGTTCTTGGTGAACCCATTGAGCGTGTCGCGACGCGTGTTCGGGCCGCTTTCTCCGCCGACCTGTCTCAGCGGACCCTATCGACGCACCTTTCGCAGTCGCGCCGAGAACAGGCCAAATCGGGGCCGAAGCCGCCGGTACGGACATGGACACGGTTCCTGCACGCGGACGTCGAGGTCACCGCGGTGCTGCCGAAGTTCTTTGGTTCGATCACGCCGACGGCGAGCCGCATTCTGGCGGAGCATGGCCTAGGTCAGTTTTCCGATACCGGCTGGTTCATTCCGGACACGCGTCCCTGGTGGCCGATGGAGCCGTACGTCCTTGCCCTTCACGCCCTTATGGCCGCGGTCGGTCCGATAAAGGCCATCGACATCGGCAAACAGTCCGTCAATCACGTCAAGCTGCCGCCGGATCCGATGATGCAGAACGTGCATGCGACACTGCAGTCGCTCGACGTTGCGTATCATCTCAATCATCGGCGAGGCGATAAGCTTCACTTCGAGATCGAAACGGGCCAGATGATTGACGACATTGGGCACTATCACTATCGGGGAAAGCTCGATACCGAGCAATCCGCCGTCATGGAGTGCGACAATCCGTATCCATGCGATATGGATCTAGGTATCATTCTAGGCTTCGCTCGGCGTTTCGAGGCCCATGCTGTGGTCGAACATGCCCCTGGATCGTGCCGCAATCAAGGCGCCGACACGTGCGTGTATCACGTGACTTGGTGGTGA
- a CDS encoding sigma 54-interacting transcriptional regulator, which yields MSRQPFHFHEMGRGVYARVGNGATPHLPALLSKQTADVRRLAAVFALTRAIADVNTVVELEAAVSGWAKTQLGCENAKILGVEAPWSGGRDGEAILETPTGGSGGTIFVPSHGAPAGWMSFTTSMPVDGVKDALCELLVLAAAMCASRWAQMAKLRAAQEESDTFRRQAIGSARTFLGTSPGAEEIARAIPRLGASDAAVLLLGEIGVGKSFVARLIHESSPRKNEPFRIVNCAAVVEHGKVGSFETAERGTLLLDEVGELPLASQGQLLQVLEARDLDARVLATTHRDLEEMMAAGTFRHDLYSRISAFRIEIPPLRERGNDVVVLATQMVTDLTESGGRRVQGFSPAAVESLRRHPWPGNVHELRNALERALALGSGPRIEASELPATAGDENDGGWVELPMNEERLNTRNREAALRHCAGNKTRAAALLGIRRARLYKK from the coding sequence GTGTCGCGACAACCCTTCCACTTTCACGAAATGGGGCGCGGTGTGTATGCGCGCGTCGGCAATGGAGCGACCCCCCATTTGCCTGCGCTTCTCAGCAAGCAAACCGCCGATGTTCGTAGGTTGGCCGCCGTGTTCGCGCTGACGCGGGCCATCGCCGACGTGAACACCGTCGTCGAACTCGAGGCGGCCGTCTCGGGCTGGGCAAAAACGCAACTTGGTTGCGAGAACGCGAAGATTCTTGGAGTCGAGGCGCCATGGTCGGGCGGGCGCGACGGGGAAGCGATCTTGGAGACGCCGACAGGCGGATCGGGTGGGACGATTTTCGTCCCGTCGCACGGTGCGCCCGCGGGCTGGATGTCCTTCACGACGAGCATGCCCGTCGATGGGGTGAAGGACGCACTTTGCGAACTGCTCGTCCTGGCAGCGGCGATGTGCGCATCACGATGGGCGCAGATGGCGAAGCTTCGCGCGGCGCAGGAAGAGAGCGACACCTTCCGACGGCAAGCCATTGGGAGTGCGCGCACCTTCTTGGGGACATCGCCCGGCGCCGAGGAAATCGCGCGCGCGATTCCGAGGCTCGGGGCCTCGGATGCAGCCGTGCTCCTGCTCGGTGAAATCGGCGTTGGAAAGAGCTTCGTCGCGCGGCTGATTCACGAATCCAGCCCGCGCAAGAACGAGCCCTTTCGCATCGTGAATTGCGCGGCCGTCGTTGAACATGGGAAGGTCGGCAGCTTCGAAACGGCCGAGCGGGGAACGCTTCTTTTGGACGAAGTTGGCGAGCTTCCGCTGGCAAGCCAGGGTCAATTGCTGCAGGTTCTCGAAGCGCGAGATCTCGATGCACGCGTTCTCGCGACGACCCACCGCGACTTGGAGGAGATGATGGCGGCGGGCACGTTTCGTCACGATTTGTATTCGCGCATTTCGGCGTTTCGCATCGAGATTCCACCACTGCGTGAACGAGGCAACGACGTCGTCGTGCTTGCAACGCAGATGGTGACGGACCTCACCGAGAGCGGCGGGCGACGCGTGCAGGGCTTCTCGCCGGCGGCCGTGGAAAGCCTGCGCCGCCATCCGTGGCCGGGCAACGTTCACGAACTGCGGAATGCGCTCGAGCGTGCCCTTGCATTGGGAAGCGGCCCGCGCATCGAGGCGAGTGAGCTCCCGGCAACGGCGGGGGACGAGAACGACGGGGGCTGGGTCGAACTCCCAATGAACGAGGAGCGTCTCAACACGAGAAACCGCGAGGCAGCCTTGCGCCATTGCGCGGGAAACAAGACACGCGCCGCAGCGCTGCTCGGGATCCGACGGGCACGGCTGTACAAGAAGTGA
- a CDS encoding serine/threonine protein kinase — protein MFSRSWSSQRALARIGTVVHKCRIERLIGIGGMAAVYAATRDDGQRVAIKFLLERFREDAHMVRLFSQEANVANQVQHRGAVPVLDCSVDEDGCAFLIMPLLEGETVRARWERGDQRMPLADVGVIVSGTLDVLVSAHARGIIHRDIKPDNLFIASAGELRVLDFGIARRSDRDGSVTATGHLIGTPAFMSPEQAIGDRHAVGPASDGWSVGATMFTLLSGQYVHETESSAGQLAAAATRQARSLGDVAPHLPLSIVRFVDKALAFDPKDRWPSAQAMREALHAGLEGALNESMDTMSGRVRAKFATDLVQQTEPTYAKQSSRQQEVKSRVRTPIRPWMRFVHPDLEVSAYLPKFFGAMTGTASRILADHGLGEFADTGWFVPDTRPWWPMEPYVLVLHELMEAVGPIKAIDIGKQKVQYVHLPPDLGVQDIHAMMAAVDTAYHLNHRRNGEPLFDIASGRMVDIIGHYHYRGRLDTEQSIVMECENPYPCELDLGILLGFARRFEPRAVVEHAPGACRKEGAESCTYHVTWW, from the coding sequence GTGTTTTCGCGCTCCTGGAGTTCGCAGCGTGCGCTCGCACGCATCGGGACGGTGGTCCACAAGTGCCGGATCGAGCGCCTGATCGGCATTGGGGGCATGGCCGCCGTCTATGCCGCGACGCGGGACGATGGCCAGCGCGTTGCGATCAAGTTTCTCCTGGAGCGCTTTCGCGAGGACGCCCACATGGTGCGGCTCTTCAGCCAGGAGGCCAACGTCGCCAACCAGGTGCAGCACCGTGGTGCCGTGCCAGTGCTCGATTGCAGCGTGGATGAAGACGGTTGCGCCTTTCTGATCATGCCGTTGCTCGAGGGCGAAACGGTTCGTGCCCGATGGGAGCGCGGAGACCAGCGCATGCCGCTCGCGGACGTCGGTGTGATCGTGTCGGGTACGCTCGACGTGCTGGTGAGCGCGCATGCACGCGGCATCATTCATCGCGATATCAAACCGGACAACCTGTTCATTGCCTCGGCTGGGGAGCTCCGCGTTCTCGACTTCGGAATCGCCCGGCGCAGCGATCGCGATGGAAGCGTGACCGCAACGGGGCACTTGATCGGTACGCCCGCATTCATGTCGCCCGAGCAGGCTATCGGCGATCGTCATGCCGTCGGACCCGCGAGCGATGGCTGGTCGGTGGGCGCCACGATGTTTACGCTCCTGTCCGGCCAATACGTGCACGAGACCGAAAGCAGCGCCGGACAACTTGCGGCCGCGGCGACGCGTCAGGCTCGCTCACTCGGAGACGTGGCACCGCACCTGCCGCTTTCCATCGTGCGGTTCGTCGACAAGGCCCTGGCCTTCGATCCCAAGGACCGATGGCCCTCGGCCCAGGCGATGCGCGAGGCGCTTCACGCAGGCCTCGAAGGCGCCCTGAACGAGTCGATGGACACGATGAGCGGTCGCGTGCGCGCGAAGTTTGCCACCGACTTGGTGCAGCAGACGGAGCCCACGTATGCCAAACAATCGTCGCGCCAGCAGGAAGTGAAGTCACGTGTGCGCACTCCCATTCGTCCGTGGATGCGATTCGTCCACCCGGACCTCGAGGTGAGCGCCTACCTGCCGAAGTTCTTCGGCGCCATGACCGGCACGGCGAGCCGCATCCTCGCCGATCACGGGCTTGGTGAATTCGCCGACACGGGCTGGTTCGTTCCGGATACCCGTCCCTGGTGGCCCATGGAGCCGTACGTGCTCGTGCTTCACGAGCTCATGGAGGCCGTGGGGCCCATCAAGGCCATCGATATTGGCAAGCAAAAGGTGCAATACGTGCATCTCCCACCCGATCTCGGAGTGCAGGACATTCACGCGATGATGGCCGCCGTCGATACCGCCTATCATTTGAACCATCGGCGGAACGGCGAGCCCTTGTTCGACATTGCGTCAGGTCGCATGGTCGACATCATTGGCCATTACCATTACCGCGGCCGGCTCGATACGGAGCAATCCATCGTGATGGAGTGCGAGAACCCCTATCCCTGCGAGCTCGATCTCGGCATCCTTCTGGGCTTCGCGCGCCGCTTCGAACCGCGTGCCGTCGTCGAACATGCGCCCGGCGCCTGCCGCAAGGAAGGTGCCGAGAGCTGCACGTACCACGTTACCTGGTGGTGA
- a CDS encoding iron-containing redox enzyme family protein: MDDKSGRMEWILDVAEKYRAQIRRGPFFQSLEQIERVNDIKWVHQLIHQSREFTQALCLRYSLCHDKRYQRIFAEHAVEEADHPDQLIAWMAKYGFLSDVEGGAIPATRETIDSLAYCWRSAVHEPHDVQVIVLNVLSEGIALDFYTAVIPVLKRLDILSGRYWNIHREVDSRHLRMGLDLCGNVPSDSPTGMHYQRVLAHAASLYHQMLSSWVGKRGEPLER, from the coding sequence ATGGATGATAAATCCGGCCGCATGGAATGGATTCTTGATGTTGCGGAAAAATATCGCGCACAGATTCGTCGTGGTCCGTTCTTTCAATCACTCGAGCAAATCGAACGGGTGAACGACATTAAATGGGTTCATCAACTAATCCATCAATCGCGTGAATTCACTCAGGCGCTCTGCCTTCGCTATTCCCTTTGCCACGACAAGCGCTACCAGCGCATCTTTGCCGAGCACGCCGTAGAGGAGGCCGATCATCCCGATCAACTCATTGCATGGATGGCCAAATACGGCTTTTTGAGCGATGTGGAGGGCGGTGCCATTCCGGCGACACGAGAGACCATCGACTCCTTGGCCTACTGCTGGCGTAGTGCCGTGCACGAGCCCCACGATGTGCAAGTCATTGTCTTGAACGTGCTGAGCGAAGGCATCGCCCTCGACTTTTACACCGCCGTCATTCCCGTTCTGAAAAGACTTGATATTCTAAGTGGTCGCTACTGGAATATTCATCGTGAAGTAGATTCGCGCCACCTCCGCATGGGACTCGATCTATGCGGAAACGTCCCGTCCGACTCACCAACGGGCATGCACTATCAGCGAGTGCTCGCGCATGCCGCATCGCTGTACCATCAGATGCTCAGCTCTTGGGTCGGGAAGAGGGGCGAACCATTAGAGCGGTGA
- a CDS encoding sigma 54-interacting transcriptional regulator: protein MKAVPSARLVVARGPDAGAQAIIHEQVTTVGRSREAHLVLSDRSVSRHHFHVHATQAGAYVRVCDGAAALVVHDREVFEAEVGIGEPIVVGETVIVVAGVADDAPIPSVHNYHGTTVNLPALLSGQATDVRGLAAVFALNSAIGGAAGVTELELALDGWAKGQLGCDEAKIVTVNRTPPAAGDVEPVLEAREDGTGTTIFVPTHAAPTGWLAFTTSVPSDQVKDSLRRLLVIAAALCSSRFAQIVTLQKVQEESETYRRQAVGSARAFLGTSASAEEVVRMIPRLAVSDATVLLLGETGAGKSFVARLIHESGPRKTEPFRAINCAAIPENLIESELFGHARGAFTGAITSKAGAFEAAERGTLFLDEIGELPLASQAKLLHVLEAKQFERLGSTKPIPMQARILAATNRDLEEMIANGTFRQDLYFRISVITTTVPSLRERGEDVVLLAKEILGDFATSSGRRIKGFSPEALDAIRRYPWPGNVRELRNVIEHALVLGDGPVIEVSDFPVIVARAATGHPEVPRDAHATHIELPMNEERLQDMNRDAALRSCGGNKTRAAALLGIRRARLYPNKK, encoded by the coding sequence GTGAAAGCTGTTCCAAGTGCGCGCTTGGTGGTGGCTCGCGGCCCGGACGCGGGTGCGCAAGCCATCATCCATGAACAGGTGACGACGGTGGGTAGGTCACGCGAAGCCCACCTCGTTCTGAGCGACCGCAGTGTGTCGCGGCATCACTTCCACGTGCATGCGACGCAGGCCGGTGCCTACGTGCGCGTCTGCGATGGCGCGGCAGCACTCGTCGTGCACGATCGCGAGGTGTTCGAGGCCGAAGTCGGCATCGGCGAGCCCATCGTCGTGGGTGAGACGGTGATCGTCGTCGCCGGCGTTGCCGACGATGCCCCAATCCCCAGCGTGCACAACTACCACGGGACGACCGTCAACCTGCCTGCATTGCTCAGCGGTCAGGCCACCGACGTGCGAGGCCTCGCCGCCGTCTTCGCGCTCAACAGCGCCATCGGCGGTGCGGCCGGCGTGACGGAGCTCGAGTTGGCCCTCGACGGCTGGGCCAAGGGACAACTTGGTTGCGACGAAGCGAAAATTGTCACCGTGAACCGGACGCCACCGGCCGCCGGAGACGTGGAGCCCGTCCTGGAGGCACGAGAGGATGGCACCGGAACGACCATCTTCGTCCCGACCCACGCTGCGCCGACGGGCTGGCTCGCGTTCACGACCAGCGTGCCGAGCGATCAGGTAAAGGACTCCCTACGTCGTTTGCTCGTCATTGCGGCGGCGCTCTGCTCTTCGCGATTCGCGCAGATTGTAACCTTGCAGAAGGTTCAAGAAGAGAGCGAAACCTACCGCCGCCAGGCCGTTGGCAGCGCGCGCGCGTTCCTCGGAACCTCGGCCAGCGCCGAGGAAGTCGTTCGCATGATTCCGAGACTCGCCGTCTCGGATGCCACGGTGCTCTTGCTCGGCGAGACCGGTGCGGGCAAAAGCTTCGTCGCGCGCCTCATTCACGAATCGGGTCCGCGCAAAACCGAACCGTTTCGCGCGATCAACTGTGCGGCCATTCCCGAAAACCTGATCGAAAGCGAATTGTTCGGCCACGCACGCGGCGCATTCACGGGCGCCATTACCTCCAAAGCCGGCGCCTTCGAAGCCGCCGAACGCGGCACGCTGTTCTTGGACGAGATCGGCGAGCTTCCCCTGGCCAGCCAAGCCAAATTGCTTCACGTCCTCGAAGCGAAGCAATTCGAGCGCCTCGGCTCGACCAAGCCGATTCCCATGCAAGCGCGAATCCTGGCCGCGACGAATCGCGATCTCGAAGAGATGATCGCCAATGGGACCTTCCGGCAAGATTTGTATTTTCGTATTTCCGTCATCACGACCACCGTCCCATCGCTGCGCGAACGCGGCGAGGACGTCGTTCTCCTGGCCAAGGAAATTCTGGGAGACTTCGCCACCAGCAGCGGCAGGCGCATCAAAGGCTTTTCACCCGAGGCACTGGACGCCATTCGTCGCTACCCATGGCCAGGCAACGTCCGCGAACTGCGCAATGTCATCGAGCACGCACTCGTCCTCGGAGATGGCCCCGTCATCGAGGTCAGCGACTTTCCCGTCATTGTCGCGCGGGCGGCGACCGGCCATCCGGAAGTGCCGCGTGACGCCCACGCAACCCACATCGAACTACCGATGAACGAGGAGCGACTCCAGGACATGAATCGCGATGCCGCGTTGAGAAGCTGCGGCGGAAACAAGACGCGGGCGGCGGCACTTCTCGGGATACGGCGCGCGAGGCTGTATCCCAACAAGAAATGA
- a CDS encoding HAMP domain-containing histidine kinase encodes MLAATLAHMYEMFRGDRADRATRAEVQDALRRVAHEEAEARREIVLLNQRQREWTRLLEEENVERSATLAQIAERVEQLQDAREKTLLGFSHDLRNPLTALQFSADYLRDNSPRLDSEGKLVIQDLESAIANMRSMLGELMTVATAQRNLMTLVPKAIDVSGLVERLRRRVRALVHGRDDVRVNVVATRDAPGAIEIDPLLLDRVLDNLLTNAAKYTEQGAITVEVDGAPGSLLIRVSDTGRGIKPAELEQIFRAGGSDPRTRAKNSYGVGLSVVVQLLGRIGGTLEVMSKPGKGTTFWVRFPVKFVDDGRGRAQENDTGEVVNRVVKIRRSNA; translated from the coding sequence GCCCACGAAGAGGCCGAGGCTCGGCGTGAGATCGTCTTGTTGAACCAACGGCAGCGAGAATGGACACGCCTTCTCGAAGAGGAGAACGTGGAGCGTTCGGCGACGCTTGCCCAGATTGCGGAGCGTGTGGAACAGTTGCAAGATGCACGTGAGAAGACGTTGCTCGGGTTCTCGCACGATCTGCGAAATCCGCTGACCGCTCTCCAGTTCTCGGCCGACTACTTGAGGGACAACTCGCCCAGGCTGGACTCCGAGGGAAAGCTCGTCATCCAGGATCTCGAAAGCGCCATCGCGAACATGCGCAGCATGCTCGGCGAGCTCATGACGGTAGCCACCGCGCAGCGGAATCTGATGACGCTGGTGCCGAAGGCCATCGACGTTTCAGGCCTGGTCGAGCGGCTTCGCCGGCGGGTTCGCGCATTGGTTCACGGCCGCGATGACGTGCGCGTGAATGTGGTGGCCACGCGTGATGCCCCGGGTGCGATTGAGATCGATCCGCTGCTTCTCGATCGGGTCCTGGACAACCTGCTAACGAATGCGGCGAAATATACCGAGCAAGGAGCCATTACCGTGGAGGTCGACGGGGCCCCCGGCTCCTTGTTGATCCGTGTGAGCGATACGGGCCGAGGGATCAAGCCAGCCGAGCTGGAGCAAATCTTCCGCGCCGGAGGCTCCGATCCGCGGACGCGCGCGAAGAACAGCTACGGCGTGGGACTGTCCGTGGTGGTGCAGCTTCTCGGGCGCATCGGCGGGACGTTGGAGGTCATGTCGAAGCCTGGAAAGGGCACCACCTTCTGGGTGCGCTTTCCGGTGAAGTTCGTGGACGATGGTCGGGGCCGCGCGCAGGAGAACGACACGGGCGAGGTCGTCAATCGCGTGGTCAAGATTCGCCGATCGAACGCGTAG
- a CDS encoding serine/threonine protein kinase — protein sequence MPSRSASSQRALARIGTVVQKCRIERLIGMGGMAAVYAATREDGARVAIKFLLERFRDDPSMVQLFAREANVANQVGHPGAVPVFDCNVDEEGCVFLVMPLLDGETVRARWERASLRLPLADVGVLASDVLDVLASAHARGIVHRDIKPENLFIASAGDTRVLDFGIARRTHRDGGATVTGHMIGTPAFMPPEQALGERDAIGPASDCWAVGATIFSLLSGEFVHEADGASAQLAAAATRRARSLGDVAPNLPLSIVRLVDKALAFEPKDRWPSAREMREALHAALEGALGESVAELTTRVRGKFATELAQETDVTRVSRPSHGNTPSTGRPSAPRWRRFVHADIEVRAPLPQLFGGMTDAAHRILAEHGLGRFTDTDWFIPDTRLWWPMDRHVAATHALIEAVGPIKGMDIGKRAEKFVELPPDPMMHNIYATLEAIDVAYHLNHRRNGIPMFDVASGRMADGIGHYHRRGKGDSEQSIVMECENPYPCEMDHGIILGFARRFQPLAVVEHEPGRCRKTGADSCVYHVSWW from the coding sequence GTGCCCTCGCGTTCCGCCAGTTCTCAACGTGCGCTGGCGCGCATCGGGACCGTCGTTCAGAAATGCCGCATCGAGCGCTTGATCGGTATGGGCGGAATGGCCGCGGTGTATGCCGCGACGCGGGAGGATGGGGCGCGCGTGGCCATCAAATTCCTCCTCGAGCGCTTTCGCGACGATCCGAGCATGGTGCAGCTTTTCGCCCGGGAGGCGAACGTTGCGAATCAAGTTGGACATCCCGGCGCCGTGCCGGTGTTCGACTGCAACGTGGACGAGGAGGGCTGTGTGTTCCTCGTCATGCCATTGCTCGACGGCGAAACGGTACGTGCCCGATGGGAGCGTGCAAGCCTGCGCCTGCCGCTCGCCGACGTCGGGGTGTTGGCGTCTGATGTGCTCGACGTGCTGGCGAGCGCGCATGCGCGCGGGATCGTGCATCGCGATATCAAGCCGGAGAATCTCTTCATCGCATCTGCGGGTGATACCCGGGTGCTCGACTTCGGGATCGCGCGCCGCACCCATCGCGATGGCGGTGCCACGGTGACGGGGCACATGATTGGTACGCCCGCGTTCATGCCTCCCGAGCAAGCGCTCGGCGAGCGCGATGCCATCGGCCCCGCGAGCGATTGTTGGGCGGTGGGGGCCACCATCTTCTCGCTACTCTCCGGTGAGTTCGTGCACGAAGCAGACGGCGCATCCGCGCAGCTTGCAGCTGCCGCCACGCGGCGGGCGCGCTCCCTCGGCGATGTTGCGCCGAACCTTCCGCTGTCGATCGTACGGCTCGTCGACAAGGCATTGGCGTTCGAGCCAAAAGACCGATGGCCTTCGGCGCGTGAGATGCGGGAGGCGCTGCATGCAGCCTTGGAAGGCGCCCTCGGCGAGTCGGTTGCCGAGCTTACGACCCGCGTTCGGGGGAAGTTCGCCACGGAGCTCGCCCAAGAGACCGACGTCACCCGCGTCAGCCGCCCGTCGCACGGGAACACCCCATCAACGGGACGGCCATCGGCGCCCAGGTGGCGCCGCTTCGTTCACGCCGACATCGAGGTGCGGGCGCCGCTACCGCAGCTTTTCGGCGGGATGACCGATGCGGCCCATCGCATCTTGGCCGAGCACGGCCTCGGCCGATTCACCGACACGGATTGGTTCATTCCCGATACGCGATTGTGGTGGCCGATGGATCGCCACGTGGCCGCGACCCACGCGCTCATTGAAGCCGTCGGTCCCATCAAAGGGATGGATATTGGCAAGCGCGCCGAGAAATTCGTCGAGCTTCCGCCAGACCCCATGATGCACAACATCTACGCGACGTTGGAAGCCATCGACGTGGCCTATCATCTCAATCATCGGAGAAATGGTATTCCGATGTTCGATGTTGCATCGGGCCGCATGGCCGACGGTATTGGCCATTACCACCGCCGAGGGAAAGGGGATAGCGAGCAATCCATCGTGATGGAGTGCGAGAATCCTTATCCCTGCGAGATGGACCACGGCATCATCCTGGGCTTTGCGCGGCGCTTTCAGCCGCTTGCCGTCGTCGAGCACGAGCCCGGTCGCTGCCGCAAAACTGGGGCGGACAGCTGCGTCTACCACGTCAGCTGGTGGTGA